The genomic window GGTTTCCCTAAATCTCACGGACACAGGTACCACAGAGCCGTAGGTTCCATAGGAAACAGGACAGACCCTGGAAGAGTCTGGAAAGGAAAAAAGATGGCCGGTCACTGGGGGTCTGAGAAGGTCAGAGTTCAAGCTCTTTTGGTGGTTGATGTTATTCCCGAAGAGGGGCTTTTACTCCTTAAGGGTTCTGTTCCAGGACCAAACAAAGGTTTGCTCTTTATAGAGCAGTCAAGGATAGCTGGTAGAAAGAAGCAGCAGCTTAAACAGAATAGGTTGAAGGCTATAGTTGAAGGACTTGGGCAGGTAGGAGCACAGTCATGAAGATAGGAAAGATAGAGGTCAAGGATGAGGTTTTCAACGTCAGGGTGAAGAAACACGTACTCTGGGAAGTTGTGAAGTGGCAACTTTCCTCAAGAAGACAGGGAACACACTCCACCAAAACCAGGGGTGAATTAGGCTACAGCGGTAGAAAGTTGTTACCCCAGAAAGGTACAGGCAACGCCCGTCACGGGGATAGAGGGGCGAACATACTTGTTGGTGGAGGTGTAGCCCACGGACCCAAGCCCAGAGACTACTCCTACTCCCTTCCCAAGAAGGTTAAGAAGCTGGCGCTGAAGATGGCTCTCTCGGATAAGGCTCAGAATAAGAGTATCCTTATAGTTGATACTATAGAGCTTGGAGATGTACCCAAAACCAAGAATGCCCTGGAATTTCTCAAGAAGAACAAGATTGATTCCGAAAAGGTTCTCATAGTTACACCTCAGAAAGATGAAGTTATTTATAAGTCCTTCAGAAACTTGCCAAACGCTAAAGTCCTTCCCGTTGAAGGGCTTAATGTGTACGATATCTTGTGGAGTGATAAACTTGTGATACACAAGGATGCGCTTGAAGGAATCTATAAGAGGGTTGAAGCATGAGTCAGAGGAGACCTTATGAGATCATTATCAGACCTGTTATAACAGAGAAGAGCAACAGGCTTATGGAGGATTACAACAAATACGCCTTTGAGGTTTCATTGGACGCTTCTAAGTCGGAGATAAGGAACGCCATACAGGAACTTTTCGGAGTCAAAGTGAAGAAGGTGAACACACTTATAGTCAAGCCAAAAAAGAAAAGGGTTATGGGAAGGTTCAGACAGTACGGGACCACAAAGAAGTGGAAGAAGGCTATAGTTACCCTTGAACCGGGTGAAAGCATTGACCTTCTTAATTTTGCAGGTTAAGGAGAGTGAGATATGGGTGTTAGGAAGTTAAAACCGGTCACAAATGGAGCTAGGCATGCGGTTGTTTACGATTTTTCTGAGATAACAAAAAGGGAACCCGAAAAATCCCTCGTGGTATGGTGGCATAGGGCTAAGGGAAGGTCACGCCAACAGGGTAAGATAACCTCTAGGCATAGAGGTGGAGGGCATAAGAAACTCTACAGGATAATAGACTTCAAACGGGATAAGAGTCTCGTTCCTGCAAGGGTGGCTGCGATAGAGTACGACCCGTTCAGGAGTGCCAGGATAGCTCTCCTTCACTACGCGGACGGTGAGAAGAGGTACATCCTCTGGCCAGAAGGTCTTAAGGTAGGAGACACCGTTATGTCCATAAATTATGAGGATGCCTCTGCTGGTAAAAACCTTCCTGAGATTAAGCCTGGTAACGCTATGCCTTTAAAATTCATACCGGTAGGAACAATAGTACACAACATAGAGCTCAAGCCTGGTAAGGGTGGTCAGCTTGTGAAGGCTGCTGGTACAGAAGCTCAGATACTGGGTAGAAGCGGGAGTTACGTTCAGGTAAGACTCCCTTCTGGAGAGATGAGACTCGTTCATGAGAGGTGCATGGCAACGATAGGAAAGGTTGGCCTCGCTGAGCATGAACTTGTTAAGCTTGGAAAAGCTGGTAGGACAAGGTGGCTGGGGTGGAGACCCCATGTTAGAGGTACGGCTATGAACCCTGTTGACCATCCTCACGGAGGTGGTGAGGGTAGAACCAGAGGTAAACATCCTGAGTCTCCATGGGGATGGAAGACCAAAGGGTACAAGACAAGGAGAGGTCGTAAGTATTCTGATAGGTTCATAATTACACGTAGAGATGGGAGGCCGCTCTAATGGGTTTTAAAGGTGCATGGAACAAGAGAAACAGGATTATTGAAGACCTTGATAGTTTCTACAGGCTTTACAAGAGAATTCACAGGCTTCACAAAAAGGTCAGGGAAGCTCAGAAGAAGGGAGACCCTGCCCTTATAGAGCAGAGGATTAAGAGGTATGAAGAAACCTATGAGCAGTTCAGAGATCTGGTCAATAAGAAAGCCTGGGTTCATCCCAAGCTTTGGAAGAAAATCAAGCAGATGAATGAGACAGGCGACAGAAAAGTCATAAAAACCTATTCCCGTTCAACAACCATAATTCCGGAGTTTGTGGGGCACACTATAGCGGTGCACAACGGAAAGACATTCGTTCCGGTTTACATAACTCAGGAAATGGTGGGACATAAACTCGGTGAGTTTGCCCCGACGAGAACTTTTAGGGGCCACCCTGAAAAGAGTGCAAAGGTGGTCAAGAAGAAGTGAGGTGTAGGATATGGGACAGCTGAAGATAAAGGATAAGAGTCAGAGAGAAGGTTACAGGCAGGGTGAAGCTATAGCCATACTTAGATACGCCAGGGTTTCACCTCTAAAGGCAAGGCTTGTTCTGAGTCAGATTCATGGGAAAAGTGTGGGTGAGGCTCTCTACCTTTTGAAGGTCCTTCCTAAGAAAGGTGCCCGTATAATTGAGAATGTTCTAAAGAGCGCCATAGCCAATGCTGAACAGAAAGGGCTTGACCTTGACAGACTTTACGTTAAGAAGGCGGTTGCCGATAGGGGACCTATGTTTAGAAAGTGGCTCCCCAGAGCCCATGGAAGGGCTACAATGCTCAGAAAGAGGCTTTCTCATATAACTATAGTACTTGCCGAAAAGCAGGAAGAGCAGGAGGACTGATTTATGGGACAGAAGACACATCCGATAGGCTTTAGGCTCGGTATAACTAAGAGCTGGGACTCAAAGTGGTACGCTCCCAAGAAGGAGTACGCTCAGACTCTCCATGAAGACCTGAAGATAAAGGAATACATAAAGGAGAGGTACAAGATAGCTGGGATATCCAACATTGAAATTGAAAGGATAGTGGACAAGCTCAAGATAAGGATTCACGCTGCGAGACCTGCAATAATAATAGGTAGGAAGGGACAGGAAGTTGAACTTCTTAAGAAAACTATAGAAAGTATGGTTCCTGGTAAAGAGGTGACTATAAACGTTGCTGAGGTGAGGGTCCCTGAGCTGGACGCCCAGCTTGTTGCCGAAGATATAGCCCTTCAGATTGAGAGAAGGGTATCCCACAGAAGAGCCATGAAGAGAGCCATAGACAATACCCTCAAGGCAGGTGCAAAAGGTGTAAAGATTCAGGTAAAGGGAAGGATAGGCGGTGCAGAGCTTGCCAGAAAAGAATGGTTCCTCGTTGGCAGGATGCCTTTACAAACCCTGAGGGCGGATATAGATTACGGATTTGCGACAGCTTACACGAAATACGGTATACTCAGCGTCAAGGTGTGGATATACAAGGGTGATGTCCTTAAGGGTGGAAAGGAAGAGGTTCTTAGAAAGATAGAGGAAGACTTAGCAAAGGTTCCTCAGGAGGTAGGATGAGATGTTTCTCCAGCCAAAGAAGACTAAGTACAGAAAACAGCAAAGGAGGACATTAAAGGGTAAATCTCTCAGAGGGAACAGGATAGCTTTTGGTGAGTATGGCATACAGGCGCTTGACAGGGCTTGGATAACCCAGAGACAGATAGAGGCAGTTAGGGTTGCCCTGGTTAGAGCCCTCAGAAAGGGTGCCAAGGTGTGGATAAGGATATTCCCTGATAAGCCATATACGAAGAAACCTAACGAAGTCAGGATGGGTGGAGGAAAAGGTGACCCTGAAGGTTTTGTAGCGGTGGTAAAGCCGGGCAGGATCATGTTTGAGTTCGGTGGCGTCCCGGAGGATGTAGCTGAGGAGGCTTTCAGGCTTGCCTCTGCGAAATTACCTATAAAGACGAGGCTTGTTAAGGCTGGAGGATTCACAGTATGAAGGCAGCGGAGCTTAGGAAATTGAAGAAGGAAGAGCTTGAGAAGAAGGTTGACGAGTTAAAGACAGAGCTTCTCAGGTTGAAATTTCAGCAGAAGATCTCCGGACTTGACAACCCCATGGCTATAAAGAACCTCAGAAGAGAGATAGCCAGGGCTCTTACCATTATTAGAGAAAAGGAATTAAGGGGTGAGTAAGATGGCTGAGAAGAACTGGAACGATAAAAGAAAACACCTTGTTGGAACAGTTGTATCCGATAAGATGGACAAGACAGTTGTGGTAAAGGTGGACAGAAAAGTTCCCCACCCGCTTTACGGAAAGCACATAATAAGGAGTAAAAAGTACCATGCCCACGACGAAAAAAACGAGTGCAAAGTGGGAGACGTAGTAGAAATCAGGGAGACGAGACCTCTCTCCAAGACAAAGAGGTGGGTTGTTGTAAGGGTTCTTCAAAGAGCTATAAAGGAGGAGGAAGCTCTTACCCAACAGTCCTAACTTTTCTTTCTCCTCTCCGAGCATATCTTTATCTCTATGCTCAGGTATATCCTCTATGTGGCTGCTGTATTTATAATAGCTGACCACGTCTTTACCCACTGGGGACCAGAAATAATAAACTGGCTGGCGAGCAGTTTTTTAGGCAGAGACGTTACCGTCGTTGAAGAAGCCCCTTACAGGGAGAGTCTTATAGATAAAGTTATTCAGAGTGTGCGTGATAAACTCGGTGATAGCCGGAGGTAGGTTATGAGTGCAAGCGAGTTTAAGTTCAACACCATTGAGGAGGCTGTAAAGGATATAAGAGAAGGGAAGATGGTCATAGTGGTTGATGACCCTGATCGGGAGAATGAAGGTGACCTTGTGATGGCGGCCGAGAGGGTGACCCCCGAAGCTATAAACTTCATGGCTAAGCATGGAAGGGGCTTAATATGTTTATCCTTGCCTCCTGAGAGATGTGAAGAGCTTGACCTTTATCCGATGGCCCACAGAAACACAGACCCTAAAGGAACGTATTTCTGTGTATCTATAGATGCGCACCCTAAACACGGAACAACCACGGGTATATCTGCCCATGACAGAGCTAAAACTATAAAGTTAGCAATAAGCCCCGAAGCTGGACCATCAGACTTTATAAGACCTGGACATGTTTTTCCCCTGAAAGCCAGACCAGGTGGAGTCCTTGAAAGGGCAGGGCACACGGAGGCTTCCGTAGACCTTGCAAGGCTTGCAGGGCTTTACCCTGCAGGAGTTATATGTGAAATAATGAAGGAAGACGGGACTATGGCAAGACTTCCAGACCTTGTAGAGTTTGCCAGAGAGCACGACCTTAAGATAATAACTATTGCAGACCTTATAAGGTACAGGCTTAAAAAGGAAAAGCTCGTTGAAAAAGTGGCAAGTGCCCATCTTCCCACACCTTGGGGAACTTTCAACATACACGCATACAGACACAAACTTACCGGGGAAGAACAGGTGGCTCTGACCATGGGAGATTGGGACGAGGAGGAGCCGGTTCTGGTCAGGGTTCACTCCGAATGCCTTACCGGCGACGTCTTTCGTTCCATGAGGTGCGACTGCAGACCGCAGCTGGAAAGAGCGCTTGAAATGATCGCCAAGGAGGGTAAGGGTGTTCTTGTGTATATACTCGGACATGAGGGTAGAGGCATAGGCATAGCTAACAAGATAAAAGCTTACGAGCTCCAGGAGAAAGGTTACGATACCGTAGAAGCCAACGAGAGGCTTGGCTATCCGCCAGACCTTAGAGACTACGGTGTTGGAGTTCAGATACTCCTTGACCTTGGAGTCAGGAAGATGAGGCTTATGACAAACAACCCAAGGAAGATAGTAGCTCTTGAAGGTTTCGGACTTGAGATAGTGGAGAGGGTCCCAATAAAGATAGACCCTAACCCTTACAACAGGGTATACCTTAGCACTAAGAAAGACAAACTGGGACATATGTTTTAAGGAGGTCAAGATGGCAGATTTTAGGAACGCAGGTATTGACAGGGGAGATATTAGAGCTGAGCTGAAGAACTTCCTGCTCGCTATAAGGATAAGAAAGGAAGAGTACATGAACATAATAGACGAGCTTGAACCTGATGAGCTTGAATTTGACCTTCGGGAATACAAGGAGTACTTTGAGAAACAGGTTAAACCTATCTATGAGCAGGCTCACGCAGTTGGTGTGGAGAGCCTGGTGGCCTTGGCTGAAGAGGTGAAACGTGTTTACGATGAGATAATAAACATGATAGAAAGCAAGCTTTCTTATGGAAAACAGGGATAGAGAGGGTCAAGAGGCTCTCAAGGAATTTGAAGGTCTATTTGAAGTAGTTGCAGTTAGGGATGAAGCCCAGATAGTCCGGGAATTTGGGAGGGGTTTAACCTTTTTAAAATTCTCTCCTATACTTGAGAGAGCCTTTCAGAATTACTACCTTTCCAAATACGCCTGGCAGTCCAGGATAGCGATAATCATGGGTATACTCCTTTACGCTTCCTTCGGTCTCCTTGATGCCATAGTGTTTCCAGACCTGAAGTCTTACTTCTGGTTCATTCGCTTTGGAGTTGTTATACCCTTAGGCTTTCTGTTTCTGTTTTTCACCTTTAAGGTCCACGATGAAGCAAAGATAGAGCTTTTGCACTCCTTTGTGGTGATAGCAGGAGGGCTTGGCATAGTTGCCATGATATATCTGGCTTCAACAGGCAAATCCTACCTCTACTATCCAGGGCTCATGCTGGTGATATTCTATGCCTTTACCCTTTCAGCCCTAAGGTTTTACTATGCCTCCGCTGTAGCACTCACGATAACCTTCACCTACCCTTTTGTTGACCTTTTTATTCTCAACACCCCAAAGGACCAGCTTCTTACAAATATGTTCTTTCTGGGCTCTGCTACCATACTGGGCATGCCCGTAAGCTACCTTTTGGAGAGACATAGCAGAAGGGACTTTCTCCTGACGATGCTCCTTGCCTTTGAGAAGAGAAGAACGGAGGAGTTAAACGTAAAACTTAAGGACATGTCCTATATTGACGGGCTTACGGGCGTAGCGAATCGTCTTCGCTTTGAAGAGTTCTTCCGTAAGGAGTGGGCAAGGGCAAAAAGGGCTAAGAGACCAATATCTCTTCTCATGCTGGATATTGATTTCTTTAAGAACTACAATGACCTGCTCGGACATCTGGAGGGGGACGAATGCCTTCAGATGGTTGCCGGTGCTATCGGTAAACACATAAGGTCTGATATAGACCTGGTTGCAAGGTATGGAGGGGAGGAGTTTGTGGTTGTCCTTCCAGAAACAAACCTCAGGGATGCGCTGAAGGTAGCTGAGAGAATTAGAAAGGACATAGAGAACCTGGCGATAGCTCACCCAGGCTCAAAGGTTTCCAAGTTCGTTACGGTTAGTATAGGCGTAGCCTGCTTAGTACCAACCAACAACCTTAAGAAAGAAGCCCTGATAAGGATGGCGGATAAAGCCCTCTACAGGGCAAAGGAGAAGGGCAGAAACAGAGTTGAGTACTACTCTTCTGAGGACTTCAACAGTAAATTTACCACCTCAGGATGACCGTAATCCTTAGCGAAATCCAAAGCGGTGAGTCCAGCGTTGTCCTTAGATTTCACATCCGCACCGGCTTTCAAAAGGAGTTCAACTACCTCTTTGTGCCCGTTCATGGCGGCTACGTGCAGAGGTGTGAGACCTGCCCCGTTTCGTACGTTGACCTTTGCGCCCCTTTCAAGAAGCAGTTTAACGATTTTAAGGTGTCCATTGCGGGAAGCCAAGTGAAGCGGTGTCCACCCATTTAGGTTTCGTGCGTTTACCTTAGCCCCGTGTTCAAGAAGAGACAGGACTATTTCATAATGTCCGTTGTTGGCTGCAAAATGAAGGGGTGTTGCCTTGTAGTTGTCCCTTGCGTTCACATCTGCTCCCTGCTCAAGAAGGAACTTGACAATATCTGTGTGTCCTGCCTCCGCTGCCACATGTAGCAGGCTTTCCCCTTCATGGTTCTTCATGTTCACATTGCTGCTGTTTACTAACTTTCTTAGAGTCTCCAAGTTACCGCCTTCGGCGGTCTTAAAGAGATCTGTGGAGAAGGATAAACCCACGGACAGGATAAAGATAATCAGGAACATAAAAAAAAGTTAACCCGCCTTTGCACCCTCTTCAATGTCCCTGTCCGGGACTATGAGAGACATCTTGTCTCCGTTGGATAGGGCGAGGATCATTCCCTGGGATTCTATACCGAATATCTTCCTGGGCTTTAGGTTTGCTACTACAAGTATCTTCTTGCCTACAAGTTCCTCAGGTGAGTAAAACTTTGCTATGCCTGCAACCACGGTCCTCTCTTCGTTTCCAAGGGAAAGTCTCAGCTTTATGAGCTTGTCCGAACCCTCTACCTTTTCAGCTTCAAGAACCTTGGCGAGTCTAAGGTCCAACTTCAGGAAGTCTTCAATTCCCACGTAATTCTTTTCTTCCATAGGATTCACTATTATATGACAGAAGACATCAAAAAGCCCACAGATT from Hydrogenivirga caldilitoris includes these protein-coding regions:
- the rpsS gene encoding 30S ribosomal protein S19; protein product: MVNKKAWVHPKLWKKIKQMNETGDRKVIKTYSRSTTIIPEFVGHTIAVHNGKTFVPVYITQEMVGHKLGEFAPTRTFRGHPEKSAKVVKKK
- the rplW gene encoding 50S ribosomal protein L23 yields the protein MSQRRPYEIIIRPVITEKSNRLMEDYNKYAFEVSLDASKSEIRNAIQELFGVKVKKVNTLIVKPKKKRVMGRFRQYGTTKKWKKAIVTLEPGESIDLLNFAG
- the rplP gene encoding 50S ribosomal protein L16, producing MFLQPKKTKYRKQQRRTLKGKSLRGNRIAFGEYGIQALDRAWITQRQIEAVRVALVRALRKGAKVWIRIFPDKPYTKKPNEVRMGGGKGDPEGFVAVVKPGRIMFEFGGVPEDVAEEAFRLASAKLPIKTRLVKAGGFTV
- the rpmC gene encoding 50S ribosomal protein L29, with protein sequence MKAAELRKLKKEELEKKVDELKTELLRLKFQQKISGLDNPMAIKNLRREIARALTIIREKELRGE
- a CDS encoding GGDEF domain-containing protein, whose amino-acid sequence is MENRDREGQEALKEFEGLFEVVAVRDEAQIVREFGRGLTFLKFSPILERAFQNYYLSKYAWQSRIAIIMGILLYASFGLLDAIVFPDLKSYFWFIRFGVVIPLGFLFLFFTFKVHDEAKIELLHSFVVIAGGLGIVAMIYLASTGKSYLYYPGLMLVIFYAFTLSALRFYYASAVALTITFTYPFVDLFILNTPKDQLLTNMFFLGSATILGMPVSYLLERHSRRDFLLTMLLAFEKRRTEELNVKLKDMSYIDGLTGVANRLRFEEFFRKEWARAKRAKRPISLLMLDIDFFKNYNDLLGHLEGDECLQMVAGAIGKHIRSDIDLVARYGGEEFVVVLPETNLRDALKVAERIRKDIENLAIAHPGSKVSKFVTVSIGVACLVPTNNLKKEALIRMADKALYRAKEKGRNRVEYYSSEDFNSKFTTSG
- the rpsQ gene encoding 30S ribosomal protein S17; this translates as MAEKNWNDKRKHLVGTVVSDKMDKTVVVKVDRKVPHPLYGKHIIRSKKYHAHDEKNECKVGDVVEIRETRPLSKTKRWVVVRVLQRAIKEEEALTQQS
- the metG gene encoding methionine--tRNA ligase subunit beta, whose protein sequence is MEEKNYVGIEDFLKLDLRLAKVLEAEKVEGSDKLIKLRLSLGNEERTVVAGIAKFYSPEELVGKKILVVANLKPRKIFGIESQGMILALSNGDKMSLIVPDRDIEEGAKAG
- the rplD gene encoding 50S ribosomal protein L4, encoding MKIGKIEVKDEVFNVRVKKHVLWEVVKWQLSSRRQGTHSTKTRGELGYSGRKLLPQKGTGNARHGDRGANILVGGGVAHGPKPRDYSYSLPKKVKKLALKMALSDKAQNKSILIVDTIELGDVPKTKNALEFLKKNKIDSEKVLIVTPQKDEVIYKSFRNLPNAKVLPVEGLNVYDILWSDKLVIHKDALEGIYKRVEA
- a CDS encoding ankyrin repeat domain-containing protein translates to MFLIIFILSVGLSFSTDLFKTAEGGNLETLRKLVNSSNVNMKNHEGESLLHVAAEAGHTDIVKFLLEQGADVNARDNYKATPLHFAANNGHYEIVLSLLEHGAKVNARNLNGWTPLHLASRNGHLKIVKLLLERGAKVNVRNGAGLTPLHVAAMNGHKEVVELLLKAGADVKSKDNAGLTALDFAKDYGHPEVVNLLLKSSEE
- the rplV gene encoding 50S ribosomal protein L22 is translated as MGQLKIKDKSQREGYRQGEAIAILRYARVSPLKARLVLSQIHGKSVGEALYLLKVLPKKGARIIENVLKSAIANAEQKGLDLDRLYVKKAVADRGPMFRKWLPRAHGRATMLRKRLSHITIVLAEKQEEQED
- a CDS encoding bifunctional 3,4-dihydroxy-2-butanone-4-phosphate synthase/GTP cyclohydrolase II; translation: MSASEFKFNTIEEAVKDIREGKMVIVVDDPDRENEGDLVMAAERVTPEAINFMAKHGRGLICLSLPPERCEELDLYPMAHRNTDPKGTYFCVSIDAHPKHGTTTGISAHDRAKTIKLAISPEAGPSDFIRPGHVFPLKARPGGVLERAGHTEASVDLARLAGLYPAGVICEIMKEDGTMARLPDLVEFAREHDLKIITIADLIRYRLKKEKLVEKVASAHLPTPWGTFNIHAYRHKLTGEEQVALTMGDWDEEEPVLVRVHSECLTGDVFRSMRCDCRPQLERALEMIAKEGKGVLVYILGHEGRGIGIANKIKAYELQEKGYDTVEANERLGYPPDLRDYGVGVQILLDLGVRKMRLMTNNPRKIVALEGFGLEIVERVPIKIDPNPYNRVYLSTKKDKLGHMF
- the rpsC gene encoding 30S ribosomal protein S3, whose product is MGQKTHPIGFRLGITKSWDSKWYAPKKEYAQTLHEDLKIKEYIKERYKIAGISNIEIERIVDKLKIRIHAARPAIIIGRKGQEVELLKKTIESMVPGKEVTINVAEVRVPELDAQLVAEDIALQIERRVSHRRAMKRAIDNTLKAGAKGVKIQVKGRIGGAELARKEWFLVGRMPLQTLRADIDYGFATAYTKYGILSVKVWIYKGDVLKGGKEEVLRKIEEDLAKVPQEVG
- the rplB gene encoding 50S ribosomal protein L2, which translates into the protein MGVRKLKPVTNGARHAVVYDFSEITKREPEKSLVVWWHRAKGRSRQQGKITSRHRGGGHKKLYRIIDFKRDKSLVPARVAAIEYDPFRSARIALLHYADGEKRYILWPEGLKVGDTVMSINYEDASAGKNLPEIKPGNAMPLKFIPVGTIVHNIELKPGKGGQLVKAAGTEAQILGRSGSYVQVRLPSGEMRLVHERCMATIGKVGLAEHELVKLGKAGRTRWLGWRPHVRGTAMNPVDHPHGGGEGRTRGKHPESPWGWKTKGYKTRRGRKYSDRFIITRRDGRPL